Proteins encoded in a region of the Clostridium beijerinckii genome:
- the polA gene encoding DNA polymerase I, whose amino-acid sequence MKKLLILDSNSLMNRAFYALPPLTNSDGINTNAIYGFINMLLKMKEEINPDSIIATFDLKAPTFRHKEYSDYKAGRNKMPPELAEQFPIIKELFKLMGIKIFEVEGFEADDLIGTVSKFAEDNNTEVFVVTGDRDALQLASEKTKIIITKKGVSETAVYDKKSFMDEFEVTPEQFIDVKGLMGDKSDNIPGVPGVGEKTAFKLIKEYGSVEEVLKNIDKISGKKLKENLENNVEQAIFSKKLATIMREVPIELNLEDINSSNKENILEIKKMLIKLEMKSILSKFNDDTAHEESNIEVRNITTIEDIKALFSEMRNRIYIDYTLTDASRYSKLKLEYLIFGEENKGTIINFKDISSKDSEEALKVLKNLMEDDNVKKVIHDGKNFVTFLNKNEIEIKGFDFDTAIAAYLIDSSKSKYEILELVNHYIGDNPNSEDSNIKGILCSYLPMVYEKLKENLHKENMDQLYYEVEHPLIYVLSSMESIGFNINQGMLDELQTKFKKEIDKTQKEIYELADEEFNISSPKQLGKILFEKLDLPVIKKTKTGYSTNQEVLEKLMNKHDIIPKIMYYRQITKINSTYVEGLKNVVDEDGRIHSNFNQTVTTTGRLSSTEPNLQNIPIKYEMGREIRKVFIPMEETDILVSCDYSQIELRVLAHIAGDENMIDAFEHHSDIHTKTASEVFKVPVGEVTSLMRSRAKAVNFGIVYGISAFSLAEDLKITKKEAEEYMAIYLERYPKIKEYLENVVEEAKEKGYVLTILNRRRFIPEIKSSNKIVKALGDRLAMNAPIQGSAADIIKLAMVNVYNKLNEKELKSELILQVHDELILNVKKDEFEEVKNLVAYEMENAIKLKVALDVDVNFGDTWYDAK is encoded by the coding sequence ATGAAAAAATTATTGATTTTAGACTCAAATTCACTTATGAATAGGGCTTTTTATGCTTTGCCTCCTCTTACAAATAGTGATGGAATAAATACTAATGCCATTTATGGTTTTATAAATATGCTACTTAAAATGAAGGAGGAAATTAATCCTGATAGTATAATTGCTACTTTTGATTTGAAAGCACCAACTTTTAGACATAAAGAGTATTCTGATTATAAAGCAGGTAGGAATAAGATGCCGCCAGAACTTGCGGAACAATTTCCAATTATTAAAGAACTGTTTAAGTTAATGGGAATTAAGATATTTGAAGTAGAAGGCTTTGAGGCAGATGATTTGATTGGAACAGTATCAAAATTCGCTGAGGACAATAATACAGAAGTATTTGTAGTTACAGGAGATCGTGATGCTCTTCAACTAGCATCAGAAAAAACTAAAATTATAATTACTAAGAAAGGTGTCAGTGAAACTGCTGTTTATGATAAAAAAAGCTTTATGGATGAATTTGAAGTGACTCCAGAGCAATTTATAGATGTAAAAGGATTAATGGGAGATAAGTCAGATAATATACCAGGCGTTCCAGGAGTAGGAGAAAAGACTGCTTTTAAGCTTATAAAGGAATATGGATCTGTTGAAGAAGTTCTTAAAAATATAGATAAAATTTCTGGGAAAAAACTTAAGGAAAATTTAGAAAATAATGTTGAACAAGCAATATTTTCTAAGAAATTAGCTACAATTATGAGAGAAGTTCCAATCGAATTAAATTTGGAAGATATAAATTCTAGCAATAAAGAAAATATATTAGAAATTAAGAAGATGCTTATTAAACTTGAGATGAAGTCAATACTATCTAAATTTAATGATGATACAGCTCATGAAGAATCTAATATTGAAGTGAGAAATATTACTACAATTGAAGATATAAAAGCATTATTTTCAGAGATGAGAAATAGAATTTATATAGATTATACTTTAACTGATGCATCTAGATATTCTAAATTAAAACTTGAATATTTAATATTCGGGGAAGAAAATAAAGGTACTATTATAAATTTCAAAGACATAAGTTCTAAGGATAGTGAAGAAGCTTTAAAAGTTTTGAAAAATCTTATGGAAGATGATAATGTTAAAAAAGTTATTCATGATGGAAAAAACTTTGTTACATTTTTAAATAAAAATGAAATTGAAATAAAGGGATTTGATTTTGATACTGCGATAGCAGCTTATTTAATTGATTCATCAAAGAGTAAATACGAAATTCTAGAGCTTGTTAACCATTATATTGGTGATAATCCTAACAGCGAAGATAGCAATATTAAAGGAATTCTTTGCAGTTACTTACCTATGGTTTATGAAAAATTAAAAGAAAATCTTCATAAGGAAAATATGGATCAACTTTATTACGAAGTGGAGCATCCATTAATTTATGTGCTTTCATCCATGGAGAGTATTGGATTTAACATAAATCAAGGTATGTTAGATGAGTTACAGACTAAGTTTAAAAAAGAAATTGATAAGACACAAAAAGAAATATATGAATTAGCGGATGAGGAATTTAATATTAGTTCTCCTAAGCAACTAGGAAAAATATTATTTGAAAAATTGGATTTACCAGTTATTAAGAAAACAAAAACTGGATATTCAACTAATCAAGAAGTTCTAGAGAAGCTAATGAATAAGCATGATATAATACCTAAAATAATGTATTATAGGCAAATTACAAAGATAAATTCTACATATGTAGAAGGTTTAAAAAATGTAGTTGATGAAGATGGTCGTATTCATTCTAACTTTAATCAAACTGTAACTACAACGGGAAGACTATCTAGCACAGAACCTAATTTGCAAAATATTCCTATAAAGTATGAAATGGGCAGAGAGATAAGAAAGGTATTTATACCAATGGAAGAAACTGACATACTGGTTTCATGTGATTATTCTCAAATAGAATTAAGGGTATTGGCTCATATTGCTGGAGATGAAAATATGATAGATGCATTTGAGCATCATAGTGATATTCATACAAAAACGGCTTCGGAAGTATTTAAAGTTCCAGTAGGGGAGGTTACTTCTCTTATGAGAAGTAGAGCAAAAGCAGTTAATTTTGGAATAGTTTATGGAATAAGTGCATTTAGTCTTGCAGAAGATTTAAAGATCACAAAGAAAGAAGCAGAAGAATACATGGCTATATATTTAGAAAGATATCCTAAGATTAAAGAATATCTGGAAAATGTTGTGGAAGAAGCTAAAGAAAAGGGATATGTATTAACAATTTTAAATAGAAGAAGATTTATTCCAGAGATAAAATCTTCAAATAAGATAGTTAAGGCTTTAGGTGATAGATTGGCAATGAATGCACCAATTCAAGGAAGCGCAGCTGATATAATAAAGCTTGCGATGGTGAATGTTTATAATAAATTAAATGAAAAAGAATTAAAAAGTGAATTAATCCTTCAAGTACACGATGAACTTATTTTAAATGTAAAAAAAGACGAATTTGAAGAAGTTAAAAATTTAGTTGCTTATGAAATGGAAAATGCAATTAAGTTAAAGGTAGCACTTGATGTGGATGTTAATTTTGGAGATACATGGTACGATGCCAAATAA